The Amycolatopsis sp. QT-25 genomic sequence GCTCCAGCGTGCCCAGGTCCTTTTCGGCGAAAGCGGCGTACGCGGAACCGTAGGTGTACGCGTGCAGGGCTTCGGCGGGTGTGAGCCGCTCATCGGGACCCAGCACGACGCCGGAGGCGGTCTTCCTCCGCACCATGTCGGCCAGCGCGAGCAGCGGGGCGCCCTCGACGACCGGGCGGTCGGAACTGGCGGGCAGCACACATCCCACGTCGAGCAGGCTCTTGAGCCGGTAACACCACGGTTCGCGCTCGGGGCCGAGCGCGGCCCGCATCCCGTCGCCGATCTCGTTGACGAACCGGCCCTGCGGCGAGGCGATGAGCCCCAGCGACGCCAGCCGCTTCAGCTCCTCCGGCCGCAGCACCGCGCAGTGCTCGACGCGGTGGCGGTGATCAGGCCGCGGGTCGGCCTTGAGCGCGGCCTCGTAGGCGTCGAGGACGACGGTGATCGCGCGGTCGCCGATGGCGTGCGTGGCGATCTGCCAGCCGGCCTTGTGCGCGGCGGCGATCGTCCGCGCGATCTCGTCCTCGGGCACCTGGAAGTAGCCGACGTTGTCCGGCTCGCCCGCGAACGGCTCGTGCATCGCGCAGGTCCGGCCGATCAGCGAACCGTCGGCGAACAGTTTCATCGCGCCGATCCGCAGCCATTCGTCGCCGAAACCGGTGCGCATCCCCAGGTCGAGCCCATACAGCGCTGATGGCTCCTCGGCGGGAAAGCGGGCACCGGCGTCCAGGTCGTGGAGCACGCTCGCCGCGACCATCACCGTGCTCCGCACCCGCAGCACACCGCGATCGCGCGCCAGCTGGTACGCGGCGAGTTCGGCGGGGGTCTCCCCCACCAGCCCCCCGCCGATCCCGGCCTCCTGGACGCTCGTGATGCCTTCGGCCAGGTACCGCTCGCTCGCCCGGTCCAGGCCGCGGACGACGGTCTCGACCGGTGTCGGGTAGGTCAGCGGCCGCAGCATGAGCTGGGCCTGTTCGGCGAGCAGCCCGGTCGGCGAGCCGTCCTCGTCGCGGACGACGTCGCCGCCCACGGGCACGTTCGGCAGGTCCAGCCGCTCCAGCACCGCGGAGTTGACCACGGTCATGTGCCCGGACGTGTGCTTGAGCCGCACGAGATGGCCGGGAGCGGCGCGGTCGAGCCCCTGCCGCGTCGGATGGCCGCCGGCGAGCTTGTTCTGGTCGTAGCCGCTGCCGATGATCCAGCCGCCCGGCGGCGTTTCGGCCGCGCGCCGCGCGACGGCGTCGTACACCTCGTCGACGCTGCGGCAAGCCGAGAGCGCGACGTCGTCGAGCGCCATGCCGAACCAGGCCATGTGGTTGTGCGCGTCGTGGAAACCGGGCACCACCACCGAGCCGCCGAGGTCGACGCGGTGCTTGGCGGAAAGCGCAGAAAGCGCGGAAGCGTCCTCGCCCAACGCCACAATCCGTCCGTGCAGCACCGCGAGCGCCGCGAATTCCTCCCTGCCGGTGAGGAATCGGGCGTGCTCGTAGACCGTGTCGACCCGCATGGATTCGACCCTATCGATCGATCGATCGGTCGTCTAGGCTCGGCGTCATGAGCACCGTGGACTACGCAACCGACGACGGCATCGCGGTCCTGTGGCTGAACCGCCCGGAGCGACTCAACGCGGTGGTCGCCGAACTGATCGACGACCTGCTGGAGGCACTCGACGCGGCCGCCCGCTCCGACGCGCGGGCGGTGGTGCTCGCGGGGCGAGGACGGGCGTTCTGCGCCGGTCACGATCTCAAGGAGCCCACCCCCGAGGGTGACTCACGCCGGCGGCTCGACCGGCTACAGGACGTGACACGTCGCCTGCGCGGGCTCCGCCAGCCCGTGATCGCCGCGGTCCACGGTTACGCGATCGGCGCGGGCGCCGAGTTCGCGATGGGCTGCGACCTGATCCTCGCCGCCGAAGACGCGGTGTTCGCCTTCCCCGAGGTCTCGCTGGGCCTGAGCGTCACCGGCGCGGCGTCGCGCCTGCTACCGCTGCTGGTCGGCCCGCTCAAGGCCAAGGAACTCCTGCTGCTGGGCGAACGGGTGAGTGGCACCAAGGCCCGGGAACTCGGCCTGGTCAACGCCACCCTGCCCGCCGACGACCTGATGGACACCGCGCTCGCGTGGGCGGCCAGGATCGCGGCGCATCCGGCGGCCGCGGCCACGATGGCCAAACGCGCCCTCGATTCCGGCATCGACGGTTCGCTCGACGCCGCGCTCGAACTCGAAGTCAGTCACGCGCTGATCACCGAACACTCCGCCGAGGTCGCCGCCTCGGCCGAGGCCTTCCGGAACCGGACATGACCTCGCTCGCCGGGATCGACACCCTCCTCGGGCTGACCACCAGGGCCGCCGCCCGCTGGCCGGACAAGACGGCGTGGATCTTCGACTCCACCGGTGAGAGCTTCACGTTCGCCGACGTCGACGCGCGCAGCACGGAGTTCGCCCGCGCGCTGCTGGCGCTGGGCGTGAAGCCGGGTGACAGGGTCGCGGTGATGCTCCGCAACCAGCCCGAATTCCCGTTGCTGTGGCTGGCCTTGGCCAAGATCGGCGGCGTGCTCGTCCCGGTCAACACCGGGTACCGCGAGTTCGACGGCGCCCACGTGCTCCGGCATTCCGGCGCCAGGTTCGCCGTCGCGGCCGAGGAATTCCTGGAGCTGCTGGCCGGTATCGCGCCGGAGACAGCGTTGGAACGCGTGCTCACGCCCGGCGAACTGACCGGTGGCGGGGCCACCCCGGATTTCGCGAGCGAAGGCGAACGCCCGGTCAACATCCAGTACACCTCGGGCACCACCGGCGCGCCCAAGGGCTGCGTACTGCCGAACCGGTACTGGACGACCTTGGCGATCAGCCTGGCCACGGACTTCCCCATGGTCGGCGCCGACGACGTCGTCCTGACCGCGCAACCGTTCCACTACATCGATCCACAGTGGAACGTCGCGCTGGGGCTCGCGGGCGGCGCGACACTGGTGGTGCTCGACCGCTTCCACCCGTCCACGTTCTGGGCGAAGGTCCGCGAACACGGCGTCACCTGGTTCTACTGCCTCGGCCTGATGCCCACCCTCCTGCTGCGTCAGCCGGAAAGCGAGCTGGACAAGGCACACCAGGTCCGCGCGATCTGCGCCTCGGCCATCCCCCGTGACCTGCACGCCACACTCGAAGCACGCTGGGGCGCGCCGTGGTACGAGGCCTTCGGCATGACCGAGACCGGCGGTGACATCCGGATGTACCCCGCGGACCACGAGGAGACGGTCGGCACCGGGTGCCTCGGCAGGCCCGCGCCCACGCGTGAGGTGATGATCGCGGACACGGCCGGGAAACCACTGCCCCGAGGGGAAACCGGTGAGCTGCTGATCCGCGGGGTCGGCCTGATGCACGGGTACCACGACGACCCCGAGGCGACCAGGCGCGCGTTCGACGACGGCTGGTTCCACACCGGTGATCTGGCCACAATGGACGCCGAGGGCCGCGTCTACTACGTGGGCCGCACCAAGGACATGATCCGCCGCAGCGGTGAGAACATCTCCGCCGACGAGGTCGAGCGGGCATTGCAGCTGCATCCGGCGGTCAAGCTCGCCGCCGTCATCGCGGTGCCGGACGACATCCGCGGCGAGGAGGTCAAGGCGTATCTCGTCCTCGACGAAAACGAGGGACACCGGTGCGAACCGGCCGAGCTCGCGGAGTTCTGCTCGGCGAAGCTGGCCTACTTCAAGGTTCCCCGGTTCTGGGCGCTCGTGGCGGAACTGCCGATGACGCCGTCGGAACGGGTCGCGAAGGGCGAACTGAAGAAGGCGGAGGACCTGCGCGCGGGTTCCTGGGACAGGGTCACCGGGACATGGCTCTGAACATGGACTCCCGGCGGGGCAGCGACCCTCGGCGAGAAAGGGGACCGCGAGCCGTGAACACCCGCGAAAGAGTCCGGCAGGCCGCGGTGAAACTGTTCGCCACCAAGGGGTTCCACGGCACCGGCATCCGGGATCTGGCGCTGGCGGCGGAGCTGTCCTCCGCCAGCCTCTACCACTACATGGGCACCAAAGAGGACCTGCTGGTGGCCATCATGAACGAGTCGCTGCGGCGGTTGCTCGACGCGGCCGAGCAGGCGACCGCCGGGCTCACCGATCCCGTGTCGCGGCTCGGCTCCCTGGTCGCGCTGCACGTGCTCGCCCACGCCATTCAGCCGGATGACACCCGCGTGGTGGACAACGAGGTCCACGCCCTCACCCCCGGCGCCAGGGCCGGGGTGGTCGGCCTGCGCGACGCCTACGAAAGGCTGTGGGCGGACGCCATCGAAGACGGGGTCGCGGTGGGCGTCTTCCGCACCGATCAGCCTTCGGTCACCCGGCTCGCGCTGGTGGAGATGTGCAGCGGGGTCGCGCGCTGGTACTCGCCGAGCGGGCCGCTCACCCTGGACCAGCTGGCCGTCCATTACGCGGAACTGGCGCTGCGGGCGCTCGCCTCCGAACGCCGGCTGGACCGCGCGGCGCTGCAAAACTGCCGTGAAGTGGTCTCAAGAGTGTGGCGAGTGCCCGTTTAGCGGCGACTTTAGGTCCGTACGCCTTGCTCAGACGGCTTGTCTGAGGGACGCTCGAAGGGTGACTGAGCAAACGATCCAACTCGAACTGGACGACTCGGGTCTCTCGCCGGCGTTGCCGGTGCCTTCGAACCCCCGTGATCAGGTGCAGGACGTCCCCTACCGCCCGGTGGGATTCCGGGACGACGACCTGCCCACGGCGCTCGAACGGTGCGCGACATGGCTACGCCAGGCTCAGGAGTGGCTCGGGGAACCGGTCGATGTGCTGGCCGTCCATCTCGACTACGACGACCGCCAGGGTTCGCCGTACTACGACGTGAAACTTCTCTGCAACGAGGAGGACCTCGCCGGGGTCCCGATCGCGATGCGGAATCAGAAGGACGAGGACGAGGACTAGCGAGACCGACGCAATGAAGGGGCCTTTCATCGCGAAATTTGCGATGAAAGGCCCCTTCATTGCGCGTGGCGGGTGCCCGCGTGGGTCGAGTGGGTCGTGCGTGCCGATTCGGGTTCTGACCCGAATCGGCACGCACGACCACCTGTACCCACGTCTCAGCCCAGGGTGCCCCCGACCTTGACGTGTCCCTTGAGCAGGTTGCGCGCGATGGTCCGGCGCTGGATCTCGTCGGTGCCCTCGTAGATCCGCAGCAGCCGCAGTTCGCGGTACCAGCGCTCGACCGGCAGTTCCCGCGTGTAGCCCATCCCGCCGTGGATCTGCAGGACGCGGTCGACGATCTCGTTCGCCTTCACGCCGCCGTACAGCTTCGCCATCGACTGCGCGTGCCGCGAGTCCAGCTTCCGGTCGACCTGCCAGGCGGCGTGCAGCACCAGCCAGCGCAGGGCCTCCAGTTCGGTGCCGGAGTCCGCGATCATCCACTGGATGGCCTGGCGCTCGGCGATTTTCTGCCCGAACGTCTCCCGCGTGTTGGCGTGCTCGATCGCCATCGAGATCAACCGCTCGCAGGAGCCGATCGCGCGGGCGGGCAGCAGGTAGCGGCCTGCCCCGATCCACTGCATGGCCAGGTCGAACCCGTGGCCGAGCTCACCGAGGATCTGCGTCTCCGGCACGCGGACGTCCTCGAAGACCAGCGCGGCAGGCCCCCATTCGCCCATGGTGTCGATGTACTCGGACTTCCAGCCCGCGTCGCGGTCGACGAGGAAGCAGGTGACGCCGCCGTTCGCGCCCTTCTCCGGGTCGGTGATCGCGAAGACCATCACGAAGTCGGCCTCGTTGCCGCCGGTGATGAAGGTCTTCTCGCCGTTGATCACCCAGTCGGTGCCGTCCTTGCGGGCCGAGGTCCGGATGGCCTTGGCGTCCGAACCCGCGCCGGGTTCGGTGATCGCGAAGCACGATTTGCGCTCGCCCGAGATCGTCGGGAGCAGATAGCGCTCCTTCTGCTCGTCGTTGGCGTAGTACAGGATGTTGTCCGCCGAGCCGCCGAAGCGGAACGGCACGAACGTGCGGCCGAGTTCGGCTTCCAGCAGCGCGGTCATCACCGCCGACAGGCCCATGCCGCCGTACTCCTCGGGCGTCTGCACACCCCAGAAGCCGGACTCCTTGGCCTTCAGCTGGAGTTCGCGCAGCTCGTCGGAGGTCAGGCCGGGCTGTCCGGCGCGTTCGCGGCGCAGCACTTCCTGCTCACGCGGCATCAGATCGCGCTGGACGAAGGTGCGCACCCAGTCGCGTACCTCGCGTTCCTCGACGCTCAGAGAGAAATCCATGGTCAGCCCGCTCCCGTTCGACAGTGACCCAGCGCTGACTAAGCGCTCGCTTAGTTCAGCGTACCGCGTCGCTTGTCGTTCGCCGAGGAGTTGTCATAAGTTTTCGCAACCTGTTCCCGTCCCGGCGAAGGGCACCCATGAGCACGGCAGTACCCGCCACGAAGCGGGATCGCACCCACTACCTCTATCTGGCGGTCATCGCGGCGGTGGTGCTCGGCATCGCCGTCGGCATCCTGTTCCCCGCCCTCGGCAAGGAACTGAAGCCGCTCGGGACCGGGTTCGTGAACCTGATCAAGATGATGATCTCGCCGATCATCTTCTGCACGATCGCGCTCGGCGTCGGCTCGGTGGCGAAGGCCGCGAAGGTCGGCCGCGTCGGCGGGCTCGCGCTCGGCTACTTCCTGATCATGTCGACGGTCGCGCTGGTCATCGGCCTGGTCGTCGGCAACATCCTGCAGCCCGGCAGCGGACTGCACCTGACCCCGGAGATCGCCGAAAAGGGCCAAGGCCAGATCGCCAAGAGCGAGGGCACCGTCGAATTCCTCCTCGGGATCATCCCGAAGACGCTGGTCTCGGCGTTCACCGAGGGCGAGGTGCTGCAGACGCTGCTGGTCGCCCTGCTCGCCGGGTTCGCGTTGCAGAAACTCGGCACGAAGGGCGAGCCGATCCGCCGCGGCATCGAGCACATCCAGCGGCTCGTGTTCCGGATCCTCGCGATGATCATGTGGGCGGCCCCGGTCGGCGCGTTCGGCGCGATCGCCGCCGTCGTCGGCGAGACCGGCTGGAAGGCACTGCAGAGCCTCGCGGTGATCATGCTCGGCTTCTACCTCACCTGCGCGCTGTTCGTGTTCGTGGTTTTGGGGCTGATCCTCGGCCTGCTCGCCAGGGTCAACATCTTCAAGCTGCTGAAATACCTCGGCCGCGAGTTCCTGCTGATTCTTTCGACGTCGTCCTCCGAGTCGGCGCTGCCGCGGCTGATCGCGAAGATGGAGCACGCCGGCGTCTCCAAACCCGTGGTCGGCATCACCGTGCCGACCGGGTACTCGTTCAACCTCGACGGCACCGCGATCTACCTGACGATGGCGTCCATCTTCATCGCCGACGCGCTCGACAAACCGTTGACCATCGGCGAGCAGATCTCCTTGCTGGTGTTCATGATCATCGCCTCGAAGGGTGCCGCCGGGGTCACCGGCGCGGGGCTCGCGACGCTGGCCGGGGGATTGTCCTCGCACCGGCCGGAACTGGTGGACGGCGTCGGGTTCATCGTCGGCATCGACCGGTTCATGTCCGAGGCCCGCGCGCTGACGAATTTCGCGGGCAACGCCGTCGCGACCGTGCTGATCGGCACCTGGACCAACGAGATCGACCGCGAGCAGCTCGACCGGACGCTCGACGGCCGATCGCCGTTCGACGAAGCGACGCTGCTCGACGAAAACGCGAGTGATCCCGGTGCGGGATCGAGTGAAGACGCTACTCAACCGAACACTCGATGATCGGGTGCGGGATCAGGTGAAGACGCCACTCAACGAACACTCGATGATCGGGTGCGGGATCAGGTAAAGACGCCACTCAACGAACACTCGATGATCGGGTGCGGGATCAGGTAAGAAGGACACGTGATCGAATGTGCGGTCCGCTGGTCCCCGCCCCTGCCCGCCGAACCCCGGTTCCTGGCCTTGCTCGACGAGCTGGAGCAAGGCCGGTACGGGAACTACCGCCAGGACATCGACAAACGCCGGTTCCTGACCGGTCGCGTCCTGGCGAAGACCGTCGCCGCCGAGCGGCTCGGCCTGGCCGTCGAGGACGTGAGCTTCGACGCGACCTGCGATGACTGCGGAAAACCACACGGCCGCCCCAGTGTCCCCGGTGCGCCGCTGATGTTGTCGATCTCGCATTCCGGCGACCTCATCGGCGTCGCGGCCACCGCCGGGACACCGGTCGGCCTCGACGTCGAGACGGCCACCAGGCGTGCCGAGGACTCGCTCATGGAGTACGCGCTGACCCCCGCCGAGCTGGCCGCGATCTCCGGGCTCGCCGACGACGAACGCGCGACGGCGTTCTTCACCTATTGGACGCGCAAGGAAGCGGTCATGAAGGCCACCGGAAAGGGCCTCAAGATCCCGCTGCAGAGCATCACGTTCTCCGGCTACGACGAGCGGGCGCGGCTGGTCCGGTCGAGCCACCAGGCCCTCGACCCGGACCGGACCCGGCTCGCGGACCTGAAGGCCGCCGAAGGCTACCGAGCCGCCGTCGCGCTGCTGACCTCGGACGACATCTCGGTCACCGAAGCCTTCGCGACCCTCTGACTCCGCTGTACGCCCCCAATCACGCGAGTGCGCCCTCCAATCCCGCCGGCGACGCGTGAAAGGCCCCCTCACCGCGTCCAGCGCAGGCAAGCGGCGGCACCGAGCGCCCCGAACGCCCGCAATTCGTCACCTGCTTGCAGGTGACGAATTGCGGGCAGTGCTAGCTCTCCAGGCCCATGGCGGCCAGCAGGGTGCGGAACTTCGCCGAGGTCTCGTCGAGTTCGGCCCGCGGGTCGGACGCGGGCACGATGCCGCCGCCGGCGTACAGCCGCATGGAGGTGTCGGCGATCTCCGCGCACCGGATCCCCACGGCCCATTCGCCGTCCCCGGCCGCGTCGACCCAGCCGACGGCGCCCGCGTAGTACGCGCGGTCGAACGGCTCGAGTTCCCGCACCAGCGCGCGGGCGGCGGCGGTCGGCGTACCGCAGACGGCGGGTGTCGGGTGCAACGCGGCGGCGAGGTCCAACGCGGTGATGTGCTGGTCGAGCAGCTCACCGGTCACGGTGGTCGAGAGGTGCCAGATCGCCGGCGTGGAGACGAGTTCGGGGCCGCGGACGTCGAGCGTGCGGCAGAACGGCCGCAGGGTCTCCACGACGGACTCCACCACCACGGCGTGTTCGACGTGGTCCTTTTCGGACGCCAGCAGTGCCGCACCGTTCGCCTTGTCGATCGCCGGGTCCGCCGACCGGGGCATCGACCCGGCGTGCGGCCGGGACAAGACAGCCCCGCCGGTGCGGGACAGCAGGAGCTCGGGGGTGGCGCCGACCAGCGTGCGCCCGCCGGGCAGCCGCGCGGCGTACGTGGTGTGCCGAGGGTTTCCGTTCGCCAGGTTCCGGACGACGTCGGCGACCGGAACGGCCGCGGAGAAGTCGAGATCGAGCGCGCGGGCCAGGACGACCTTGCGCAGGTCCCGGTCGCCCAGCGCCGAGACGGCCGCGCGGACGGCGGCCAGATGCGCCTCCGGCTCGGGCACGGGAGTGACCTTGACCGGCTGCGGAAGCGCGGTGCGCGATGGGACGGCCGCGTGCTCGGACGTCGCGCGACGGACCGCACGGGGCAGGACCAGGTGCCCCGGCAGCGAGGTGGTGTCGAAGGGCAGCACACCGACCGCGATCGACGAGCCCGAGTCGGCGAACAGCCCGGGGAGCGCCCCGGAGAGCCGCGCCGGATCGGTGTCGGTCGCGGTGGCCGCGGTCCCGCTCGCGAGAAGCGCGTGCCGCGCCGTGGCCAGGAGGAAGTCGCCCCGCTCGTAGCGGGCGACCAGGTCTGCCGGGGTCGCCGGTGCGGTACTGGTCGTCACCCCACCAGCGTCCCAGGCTCCGGCTGAGACCAGGGAAAAGTGTTGTCCGGGCAACAGCCTCGCGAACAACACCTTCCCCCGGGCAACCCTGTGACCTGGGCGGAAGCGTTACTTCAGCGCCTCGAGAAGGGCCTCGCGCTGCCGCTCGCCCAGTCCGGCGGCACGCCGGTCCGGGTCGATCCCGGCCTGCTCCAGCAGGGCGGCGACCTTGACCGCGCCCAGGCCGGGCACGGCCTTCAGCAGCTGCGTGACCTTCGTCTTGCCGATGGTCTTGTTCTCCTTGGCCTGCTTGAGCACCTTGTCGATGCTCTCCTTGCCGGACTTGATCGACGCAAGCAGCTCGGAGCGCGCTTTGCGAGCCTCAGCCGCCTTGGCGAGGGCATCGGCGCGCTGCTCCGGAGTCAACGTGGGCAGAGCCAACGTAGTAGTCCTTTCATCTCAGGTCTCCGCTTTCGCGGCCGACGGCCTTTGAACCATGCTTGCAAGAGCAAGCGCTGGCCAGCCGTCTCTGTACCACGGCTCCAGTAAACGCCACCCGTTCCTCGGCCGTGAAACCGACACGCACTTATTACCCCTCGACCACGCCGCGGGCAACCCGCCCCAGCCTGCGGAAACACGCCGTTCGGGCGGCGATTCGCCCGTGTTCATCACCCTTATGAGCGATGTCCGGACTTCGCCCTGTCAGCCATTTTTCGTTTCATGGCAGGAGAAATACGAATCGTCGACGATCTTGCCCCGAACCGGGGAACACCCGTTAGCGCGACACTGTGACCGAACGGTTGCCTGTGATGTTACTGACCGGTTCACCCCTCCCGGATTAGAGTCGGCGCAACCCCAGTTCACCGGAGAACGAGCACTACGGGAGTACACGATGTTGAGCACGATGCAGGACGGACAGCTGTCACTGGGCAAGCTGCTCCGCCACGGCACCACGGTGCACTCCGCGAGCGAAGTCATCACCTGGACCGGTTCAGAAGCCCGCCGGGAGACCTACGGCGAACTCGGCAGGCACGCCGCCCGCCTCGCGAACGCGCTCCGGGGCCTCGGCATCACCGGTGACCAGCGCGTCGGCACCTTCATGTGGAACAACGCCGAGCACATGGCCGCGTACGTGGCCATCCCCGCCATGGGCGCCGTGCTGCACACGCTCAACATCCGGCTGTTCCCCGAACAGCTGGTCTTCGTCGCCAACCACGCCGAGGACCAGGTCGTGATCGTCGACGGCACGCTGGTCCCGCTGCTGGCCAAGCAGCTGCCCGAGCTGAAGACCGTGCGTCACGTCATCGTGGCCAACGGAGACGCCTCCACGCTGACGGCACCGGACGGCGTCCAGGTGCACTCCTACGACGAGCTGCTGGCAGGCCAGCCGGACACCTTCGACTGGCCCGACGTGGACGAGCGGTCCGCCGCCGCGATGTGTTACACCTCGGGCACCACGGGTGACCCGAAGGGCGTCGCGTACTCCCACCGGTCGATCTGGCTGCACTCGATGCAGGTCACGATGTCCGACAGCATGCGGCTGGCCCAGCACGACAAGGCCCTCGCGATCGTCCCGATGTTCCACGCGATGGCCTGGGGCATGCCGTACGCGGCGTTGATGGTCGGCGCCTCGCTGCTGATGCCGGACCGGTTCCTCCAGCCCGCCCCGATCGCGCAGATGCTCGGCGTCGAGAAGCCGACCTTCGCCGGCGCCGTCCCGACGATCTGGCAGGGCCTGCTGTCCCACCTCGACGCGAACCCGCAGGACATCTCCCATCTGCGTGAGGTCGTCGTCGGCGGCTCGGCCGCGCCGCCGTCGCTGATGCACGCCTTCGAAGACCGCTACGGCGTGCCGATCCTGCACGCCTGGGGCATGACCGAGACGTCGCCACTGGGCAGCGTCGCGCGTCCGCCCGCCGCCGCGACCGGCGAGAAGGCGTGGGACTACCGCTACACCCAGGGCCGGTTCCCGGCGTCCGTCAGCGCCAGGCTGATCGGCGACGACGGCGAAGAACTGCCGTGGGACAACGAAAGCGTCGGCGAGCTCGAGGTGCAGGGCCCGTGGATCGCGGCGTCGTACCACAGCGGCACGAGCGGTGACGAGCCCGATCCGGAAAAATTCCACGACGGCTGGCTCCGCACCGGCGACGTCGGCAAGATCAGCCCGGACGGCTATCTCACGCTGACCGACCGCGCGAAGGACGTCATCAAGTCCGGCGGCGAGTGGATCTCCTCGGTGGACCTGGAAAACCAGGTGATGGCGCATCCCGCGGTGGCCGAGGCGGCGGTGGTCGGCATCCCCGACGAGAAGTGGGACGAGCGGCCGCTGGTCGCCGTCGTGCTCAAGGAGGGCCAGGACGTCACGGCCGAGGAACTGCGCGAGTTCCTGTCCGACAAGGTCGCGAAGTGGCAGCTTCCGGAGAATTGGACCTTTGTGGACGAAGTCCCGAAGACCAGCGTCGGCAAGTTCGACAAGAAGCGGCTGCGGGCGTTCCACTCCGAAGGCAAACTCGACGTCAGTCAGCTCTAACGGGTTAATCTCCCGCGCGCCTGCCGTTCCGTGAAGGCCACCGTGTTTTACAAAGACACAGGGCCATGTTGGCGATGTGCCTCAGGGACTCCGGTCCCCGTTAGGTGGCCTTCACGGCATTCGGCGAAGGGTTTTCGGTGCGTAAGGCGAACAGGCGAGCGTTCCTGGCGATGGCGGGGACCACCGCGCTCTCCGCCTGTGGGTCCAACACCGTCCAAACCGGAAACCCGCCCCCTTCGACGGCCTACTCCGCCGGGGTGACCGAGCCGAAGCCGCAACCCGTGGACCTCACGCAGTGGTACCACCCGTATCCCGAAGCCGGTGTCCAAGAAGCCGTCACGCGCTACGCGGCCGCGTACCACAAGTCCGAGGTCGCGGTGCGGTGGAATCCCGACGACTACGAGACGAAACTGAACGCCGCGCTGCAAACAGGGCCGGTCCCGGACGTCTTCGAAGGCCAGGTCACCGTCGATCGCGTCCGGCAGAACCTCCTCTTGCCGCTCGACGACGTCGTCGGCCCCGTGCGCGGGGATTTCCCTCCCTCCGTCTTGGCGGCACAGACGGTCGACGGCAGGCTTTACGGCATCCCCCAGGCACTGGACGCCCAGGTTCTCTTCTACCGCAAGAGTTTCCTGCAGGAGGCCGGGGCGCAGCCGCCGCAGACGCTCGGTGAACTCGTCGACGCGGCGAGGAAACTGTCCAGGGACGGCGTCAAAGGACTGTTCGCCGGCAACGACGCGGGCGCGGCGGCGCTGGCCGGACCACTGCTGTGGTCGGCCGGGCTCGACTACGTCAAGGACGGCAAGTCGGTCGGTTTCGACGATCCACGCGCCGCCACGACCTTCGCGAAACTCCACGAGCTCAACGGTTCGCTGCTGTTCGGCGGTTCGACGGACTGGGCGGATCCGCTCCCGTTCATCGACGGGCTCACCGCCATGCAGTGGACCTGGCTGTGGAACCTGCCGAAGATCCAGGACGCCGTGAAGGACGACTTCGGGATCCTGGCCTTCCCGCGGCTCGACGCGGCGGGCGCGCCGTCCGTCCCGGTCAGCGGGCTGAGCGCGATGGTGCACTCCAAGAGCCTGAACCCCGACGCCGCCAAGGACTTCGTCAAGTGGCTGTGGCTGGAACGCACCGACTTCCAGCAGGAGTTCGCCACCGAGTTCGGTTTCCACCTGCCCGCGCGGCTGAGCGTGCTCGACAAGGTCGCCGCGGCGGCCGACGCGGCGAAGCTGGTCAAGGAGAACGGCCGCGCCGCCGGTCCACTGTGGACTCCGGTGGCGAACACCGCGCTCGTCGACGCGCTGGGCCGGATCGCCCGTGACGGCGCGGATCCGGTCGCCGAGACGAAGGCCGCGGTCGAGGCCGTCAAAGCCGAACTGGGTCGCCTGTCCGCGTGAGCCGCCGCGAACGGACGTAGGCGACGATCAGGACCATCGACAGGATCACCGCGCCGCCGTCGGTGACCAGCGTCGGCAGCACGCCTGGCCAGCCGTGTTCGGCGATCGCGGCGCGGTGGACTTCGAACGGCACGACGTACACGCCGGCCGCCTGGCCGATGTTGACCGC encodes the following:
- a CDS encoding cation:dicarboxylase symporter family transporter, with protein sequence MSTAVPATKRDRTHYLYLAVIAAVVLGIAVGILFPALGKELKPLGTGFVNLIKMMISPIIFCTIALGVGSVAKAAKVGRVGGLALGYFLIMSTVALVIGLVVGNILQPGSGLHLTPEIAEKGQGQIAKSEGTVEFLLGIIPKTLVSAFTEGEVLQTLLVALLAGFALQKLGTKGEPIRRGIEHIQRLVFRILAMIMWAAPVGAFGAIAAVVGETGWKALQSLAVIMLGFYLTCALFVFVVLGLILGLLARVNIFKLLKYLGREFLLILSTSSSESALPRLIAKMEHAGVSKPVVGITVPTGYSFNLDGTAIYLTMASIFIADALDKPLTIGEQISLLVFMIIASKGAAGVTGAGLATLAGGLSSHRPELVDGVGFIVGIDRFMSEARALTNFAGNAVATVLIGTWTNEIDREQLDRTLDGRSPFDEATLLDENASDPGAGSSEDATQPNTR
- a CDS encoding 4'-phosphopantetheinyl transferase superfamily protein translates to MIECAVRWSPPLPAEPRFLALLDELEQGRYGNYRQDIDKRRFLTGRVLAKTVAAERLGLAVEDVSFDATCDDCGKPHGRPSVPGAPLMLSISHSGDLIGVAATAGTPVGLDVETATRRAEDSLMEYALTPAELAAISGLADDERATAFFTYWTRKEAVMKATGKGLKIPLQSITFSGYDERARLVRSSHQALDPDRTRLADLKAAEGYRAAVALLTSDDISVTEAFATL
- a CDS encoding isochorismate synthase is translated as MTTSTAPATPADLVARYERGDFLLATARHALLASGTAATATDTDPARLSGALPGLFADSGSSIAVGVLPFDTTSLPGHLVLPRAVRRATSEHAAVPSRTALPQPVKVTPVPEPEAHLAAVRAAVSALGDRDLRKVVLARALDLDFSAAVPVADVVRNLANGNPRHTTYAARLPGGRTLVGATPELLLSRTGGAVLSRPHAGSMPRSADPAIDKANGAALLASEKDHVEHAVVVESVVETLRPFCRTLDVRGPELVSTPAIWHLSTTVTGELLDQHITALDLAAALHPTPAVCGTPTAAARALVRELEPFDRAYYAGAVGWVDAAGDGEWAVGIRCAEIADTSMRLYAGGGIVPASDPRAELDETSAKFRTLLAAMGLES
- the mihF gene encoding integration host factor, actinobacterial type; translated protein: MALPTLTPEQRADALAKAAEARKARSELLASIKSGKESIDKVLKQAKENKTIGKTKVTQLLKAVPGLGAVKVAALLEQAGIDPDRRAAGLGERQREALLEALK
- a CDS encoding long-chain fatty acid--CoA ligase; its protein translation is MLSTMQDGQLSLGKLLRHGTTVHSASEVITWTGSEARRETYGELGRHAARLANALRGLGITGDQRVGTFMWNNAEHMAAYVAIPAMGAVLHTLNIRLFPEQLVFVANHAEDQVVIVDGTLVPLLAKQLPELKTVRHVIVANGDASTLTAPDGVQVHSYDELLAGQPDTFDWPDVDERSAAAMCYTSGTTGDPKGVAYSHRSIWLHSMQVTMSDSMRLAQHDKALAIVPMFHAMAWGMPYAALMVGASLLMPDRFLQPAPIAQMLGVEKPTFAGAVPTIWQGLLSHLDANPQDISHLREVVVGGSAAPPSLMHAFEDRYGVPILHAWGMTETSPLGSVARPPAAATGEKAWDYRYTQGRFPASVSARLIGDDGEELPWDNESVGELEVQGPWIAASYHSGTSGDEPDPEKFHDGWLRTGDVGKISPDGYLTLTDRAKDVIKSGGEWISSVDLENQVMAHPAVAEAAVVGIPDEKWDERPLVAVVLKEGQDVTAEELREFLSDKVAKWQLPENWTFVDEVPKTSVGKFDKKRLRAFHSEGKLDVSQL